The following proteins come from a genomic window of Chiroxiphia lanceolata isolate bChiLan1 chromosome 28, bChiLan1.pri, whole genome shotgun sequence:
- the LOC116799460 gene encoding LOW QUALITY PROTEIN: prominin-2-like (The sequence of the model RefSeq protein was modified relative to this genomic sequence to represent the inferred CDS: inserted 4 bases in 4 codons; substituted 1 base at 1 genomic stop codon): MRAAGLLLARALLVAWALLHPAGTQQCHPAGXATVLRFTDRHAEIRVPALHRVPSPLDPLYGLVRRCLDLIQQNPLPTELLRAALNDPGSVRTSQVVQYELGYVVCAAVALLFTVAMPVAGMCFYCRSRRRCGGRLRAHRRSLGCRRHCLLACLSFTSLVILISVTCAFVTSQRVKGQMEPGLGAVPTTLRTLRQHLANVPRWGVQMVVDKFEVPRKQIISDLGGLSRSVGLSIHTQLKAMTYAALSDLQDRAADLQTSLHHLQILDGTSRALAAARAELEPALRERRGRVVALLDDPRCTSCASALGRAQSLELGADYGKVPSVEKVLKAMAGLPRSDFAEMIRQGNGTFNSIPELAVERMAQVIQDLREELSHTAQKVQSIADSFPXPDYTRPASKALVTAEERSRPYLRVERFEHYRWIAGTVLCSIVLLILACNVMGMALGAYGLSKREDPSDYECRGEAGAKFLLVGVGLAFLFSWLLILLVFATFLVGGNIQTLVCRNWVNQEIYKFIDTPGNLPPSMNLTRQLNLRRDSNLSATYRDCKSGAGLWEVLQLDRSYDLDEHLKTPKYTADFQKRLGDFTAHLGDVRLLRSEGRQDLETFARSGLDEVDYGRFQEEMKNPLVQTNLPGLARNLEGLQKMQRNSTVAGRLGAEARALWQMQNSTVQSQEALVAKLGESVQFLSRLAPHLKERVKRTLATTASVEARLPVQAQQILRQEIGCFTRKELRYFTQYLNWGANGEXLREDVASCQPXATALDNGRVILCDRIADPWNAFWFSLGCCTFFLIPNIIFAIRLTKHFRPIRNRLISTGSEETCPFHXPRVTALKL; the protein is encoded by the exons AGTTGCTCCGGGCAGCCCTGAATGACCCTGGATCAGTGCGGACATCGCAG GTGGTGCAGTACGAGCTGGGCTATGTGGTCTGTGCCGCCGTGGCCCTGCTCTTCACCGTGGCCATGCCGGTGGCCGGGATGTGCTTCTACTGCCGGAGCCGCCGGCGCTGCGGGGGCCGCCTCCGCGCCCACCGGCGCTCGCTGGGCTGCCGGCGGCACTGCCTGCTGGCCTGCCTGTCCTTCACCTCCCTCGTCATCCT GATCAGCGTCACCTGCGCCTTTGTCACCAGCCAGCGGGTCAAGGGGCAGAtggagccggggctgggggctgtgccgACCACCCTGCGCACGCTGCGGCAGCACCTCGCCAACGTCCCCAGGTGG GGCGTGCAGATGGTGGTGGACAAGTTCGAGGTGCCCCGCAAGCAGATAATCTCCGATTTGGGCG GCCTCAGCCGGAGCGTGGGGCTCTCCATCCACACACAGCTCAAGGCCATGACCTACGCGGCGCTCTCAGACCTGCAGGACAGGGCTGCAG ACCTACAGACCTCGCTGCACCATTTACAGATTCTTGACGGGACCTCGCGGGCGCTGGCGGCAGCGCGGGCCGAGCTGGAACCGGCgctgcgggagcggcgggggcgggTGGTCGCGCTGCTCGACGATCCCCGCTGCACCTCCTGCGCCAGcgccctgggcagggcacagagcctggagctgggcGCTGACTACGGCAAG GTGCCGTCGGTGGAGAAGGTTTTGAAGGCCATGGCCGGGCTGCCCCGAAGCGACTTTGCAGAGATGATTCGCCAG GGCAATGGCACCTTCAACTCCATCCCGGAGCTGGCCGTGGAGAGGATGGCACAGGTCATCCAGG ATCTGCGGGAGGAGCTGTCCCACACCGCACAGAAGGTGCAATCCATCGCTGACAGCTTCC TCCCCGACTACACCCGGCCCGCCAGCAAAGCCCTGGTGACGGCGGAGGAGCGGAGCCGGCCCTACCTGCGGGTGGAGCGCTTCGAGCACTACAG GTGGATCGCGGGCACGGTGCTGTGCTCCATCGTCCTCCTCATCCTTGCCTGCAACGTGATGGGAATGGCCCTGGGAGCCTACGGGCTTTCCAAGCGCGAGGACCCGAGTGACTACGAGTGCCGAGGAGAGGCTGGTGCCAAGTTCCTCCTGGT cgGTGTGGGCCTGGCTTTCCTGTTCTCCtggctcctcatcctcctcGTTTTTGCCACCTTCCTGGTTGGGGGCAACATCCAGACGCTGGTTTGCAGGAATTGGGTCAACCAGGAGATTTATAAG TTCATTGACACCCCTGGGAATCTCCCTCCATCCATGAACCTCACCCGCCAGCTCAACCTGAGGAGGGACTCCAACCTCAGTGCCACGTACCG GGACTGCAAGAGcggtgcagggctgtgggaggtgCTGCAGCTCGACAGGTCCTACGACCTGGATGAGCACCTGAAAACCCCCAAG TACACGGCTGACTTCCAAAAACGCCTGGGAGACTTCACTGCCCACCTGGGGGACGTGCGGCTCCTGCGCAGCGAGGGCAGGCAGGACCTGGAGACCTTCGCCCGCAGCGGCCTGGATGAGGTGGACTATGGGCGCTTCCAGGAGGAG ATGAAAAACCCCTTAGTGCAGACCAACCTGCCTGGCCTGGCCAGGAACCTCGAGGGGCTGCAGAAAATGCAG AGGAACAGCACGGTGGCAGGACGGCTGGGAGCCGAGGCCCGAGCCCTGTGGCAGATGCAAAACTCCACAGTGCAGTCACAGGAGGCTTTGGTG GCAAAGCTGGGGGAAAGCGTCCAGTTCCTCTCCCGCTTGGCGCCACATCTCAAG GAGCGGGTGAAGAGGACACTGGCCACCACGGCCTCGGTGGAAGCCCGGCTGCCCGTGCAAGCCCAGCAGATCCTGCGGCAG GAGATCGGCTGCTTCACGAGGAAGGAGCTGCGGTACTTCACCCAGTACCTGAACTGGGGGGCAAACGGTGAGTGA CTGAGGGAGGACGTGGCCTCGTGCCAGC TGGCCACGGCCCTGGACAACGGGAGGGTCATCCTGTGCGACCGCATCGCTGACCCCTGG AATGCCTTCTGGTtcagcctgggctgctgcaccTTCTTTCTCATCCCCAACATCATCTTTGCCATCAGACTCACCAAACACTTCCGCCCCATCCGCAACCGGCTCAT CTCTacaggctcagaggagacctgtCCCTTCC ATCCCCGTGTCACGGCACTCAAGCTGTAG